The following coding sequences lie in one Sedimentibacter sp. MB35-C1 genomic window:
- a CDS encoding GNAT family N-acetyltransferase: MNINIKFETKGIDWNTVSSLLGAAGLSGTDSEICKRAFLGSQAAVFVFDNDKLIGVSRAISDCVKQAAIYDVAVLPEYQGKGIGRILIENITNKFPGCNFILYSNPGKEDFYRKFGFRIMKTGMAKFVKADRMEERGFTE, encoded by the coding sequence TTGAATATAAATATTAAATTTGAAACAAAAGGTATAGACTGGAATACAGTGAGCTCTCTGCTGGGAGCTGCGGGGTTAAGCGGTACAGATTCGGAAATTTGCAAAAGAGCTTTTTTAGGAAGCCAGGCCGCTGTATTTGTATTTGATAATGATAAATTAATTGGAGTTTCAAGAGCAATTTCTGATTGTGTAAAGCAGGCGGCTATTTATGATGTTGCGGTACTGCCAGAATACCAGGGAAAGGGAATAGGAAGAATTTTAATTGAAAATATAACAAATAAGTTTCCAGGCTGCAATTTTATTCTTTATTCAAATCCAGGCAAAGAAGATTTTTACAGAAAATTTGGTTTTAGGATTATGAAGACAGGTATGGCTAAGTTTGTCAAAGCAGACCGCATGGAGGAAAGAGGATTTACAGAATAG
- a CDS encoding peptidase yields MKQILSLILTAMLLLVMPAPYALGAILSDDLDDTIHISVQVTAPVLTVTPAAITLTGFDEPDRTDAVAFAVGTSQNELSDWFSDSVTGFTGYDADGNPYDLISGEWYLDAVDTDTVGVYYASTAPDLGAEYILTDGVSLPRQLCAVSIQAPGEPDINCCVVGRGFLHFPWVLSLEQDEQLDEFVVWLRQNEGEWTSLGDGFSFTSGDFQLSQRILTYGSTYELKVTYPGGQTSVLSFQYEGELSILDYSGGDRDGGDVKGSDSGTGTQPAPTIPQMPVDSPEDDNSDNSNKGSVKDNSSSKEKETLPNSDSHLQEEHGYSFGESQPSLTAPKTPDSSQNNENYNSNNTSLVQSAVVKKSEAEAPGTPSGSAVSIYSDTSLSHEAEGASSPELFNYSVSQSNGSDKAVIKQVPNDNNMPPENHSKAQVFATVAESYSPNKTVISGLRLRDLCADGESVVFGAGNLTVSIPSDLLIALNLSDSDTISVKLTQPESNQIMLSVETSGKLVTNLTGTVLRLQYIPQSENADITVQNETGEQITNVFYDGELLRFAADVTGTYTIIEPSNTQEAQKDMSPLLPMSGGLILAAGGIIFFRRKRHG; encoded by the coding sequence ATGAAGCAGATACTTTCATTGATTTTAACTGCCATGCTGCTTTTGGTCATGCCCGCTCCTTACGCACTGGGAGCGATACTCTCAGATGATCTGGATGATACCATACACATTTCCGTACAGGTAACCGCTCCGGTGCTTACCGTAACACCTGCGGCAATTACCCTAACCGGCTTTGATGAACCTGACCGAACTGATGCAGTGGCATTTGCCGTCGGAACCTCACAGAATGAGCTGTCAGACTGGTTCTCTGATTCTGTTACAGGCTTTACCGGCTATGATGCAGACGGAAACCCCTATGATTTGATATCAGGCGAATGGTATTTGGATGCAGTTGATACCGACACAGTCGGTGTGTACTATGCTTCGACGGCACCCGACCTTGGAGCAGAATATATTCTGACTGACGGTGTTTCTCTGCCACGGCAGCTATGTGCTGTTTCCATCCAAGCGCCCGGCGAACCAGATATCAACTGCTGCGTAGTAGGACGCGGCTTTCTACACTTTCCGTGGGTGCTTTCATTAGAACAGGATGAACAGTTAGATGAGTTTGTTGTATGGCTTCGGCAAAATGAAGGAGAATGGACAAGTTTAGGCGATGGCTTCTCGTTTACTTCCGGAGATTTTCAGCTTTCTCAACGAATCCTTACATACGGAAGCACTTATGAGCTTAAGGTAACCTATCCAGGCGGTCAGACCAGCGTTTTGTCCTTTCAATATGAAGGAGAGCTTAGTATCCTTGATTATTCAGGAGGTGACCGGGATGGCGGCGACGTAAAAGGCAGCGATTCCGGTACAGGCACACAACCGGCTCCAACCATTCCGCAGATGCCGGTCGATTCTCCCGAGGATGATAATTCTGACAACAGCAATAAAGGATCTGTGAAGGATAATTCGTCATCCAAAGAAAAGGAAACACTGCCGAATTCAGACTCCCATTTGCAGGAGGAACATGGTTATTCATTCGGTGAATCCCAGCCTTCTTTAACCGCTCCCAAGACACCAGACAGCTCGCAAAATAACGAAAATTATAACAGTAATAATACTTCATTGGTTCAGTCTGCTGTAGTAAAAAAATCGGAAGCCGAAGCTCCTGGTACTCCATCCGGATCGGCAGTATCAATATATTCTGACACCTCTCTTTCACATGAAGCAGAGGGTGCTTCTTCACCCGAGCTGTTTAACTATTCAGTGTCACAATCAAATGGCAGCGACAAAGCAGTTATAAAGCAGGTTCCTAATGATAACAATATGCCGCCGGAGAATCATTCCAAAGCTCAAGTATTCGCCACTGTTGCAGAATCATATTCTCCAAACAAAACTGTCATTTCCGGTCTTCGTCTGCGAGATCTTTGCGCCGATGGAGAAAGTGTCGTATTTGGTGCCGGCAATTTAACTGTAAGTATTCCAAGCGATTTGCTTATAGCTCTGAACCTGTCGGATTCGGATACTATATCCGTTAAACTAACCCAGCCGGAAAGCAATCAAATTATGCTTTCAGTAGAGACTTCCGGCAAATTGGTTACAAACCTAACGGGAACGGTATTGCGGCTTCAATATATACCACAGTCGGAAAACGCAGATATAACCGTCCAGAATGAAACGGGAGAACAGATTACAAATGTTTTCTATGACGGCGAGCTTCTGCGCTTTGCAGCAGATGTGACAGGAACTTATACAATTATAGAACCATCAAATACACAGGAGGCGCAGAAAGATATGTCGCCTCTACTTCCCATGTCAGGCGGATTGATTTTGGCTGCAGGAGGAATTATATTTTTCAGGAGGAAACGCCATGGATAA
- a CDS encoding LytTR family DNA-binding domain-containing protein: MLNGLLYAKEGFQIIAAIIDDMADECEVLRSLLKQYEIEQQQTIQIKEFYSGRELLHDYIPGSYDVVFMDIFMNNENGVDCALKLRQLDDNVNLVFLTTSSEFGVKSYDVRAADYIVKPATIEKISRALHYCKIAESQSETSITVTAKHQPLEIALNRILYADYQNRSTCIHLKYCLISVSGSFSELSEQLSDYPQFISCFKGIVVNLNEVQGLGSNYLILKNGEQLPVSRRLHRQVQQKRLSLSAGSLRGDMV; encoded by the coding sequence ATGTTGAATGGATTATTATATGCAAAGGAGGGATTTCAAATAATCGCAGCAATCATAGATGATATGGCGGACGAGTGTGAAGTGCTCCGCAGCCTTTTGAAGCAATACGAAATTGAACAGCAGCAAACGATACAAATCAAAGAATTTTACAGCGGCAGGGAACTGCTTCATGATTACATACCTGGCAGCTACGATGTTGTTTTTATGGATATTTTTATGAACAATGAGAACGGCGTAGACTGCGCACTAAAGCTACGACAGCTTGACGATAATGTCAACCTTGTTTTTCTTACCACCAGCTCGGAATTCGGCGTAAAAAGCTATGATGTCCGGGCAGCAGATTACATTGTAAAACCAGCCACGATTGAAAAGATCTCTCGGGCGCTGCATTACTGCAAAATTGCAGAATCACAAAGCGAAACCTCCATCACAGTTACCGCAAAACATCAACCGTTGGAAATTGCCCTGAACCGTATTCTTTATGCCGATTACCAGAACCGCTCCACCTGTATACATTTAAAGTACTGCCTTATTTCGGTATCAGGAAGCTTCTCTGAGCTTTCCGAACAGCTAAGCGATTATCCGCAGTTCATCTCATGCTTCAAGGGCATTGTGGTCAACTTAAATGAGGTGCAGGGACTTGGCAGTAATTATCTGATCCTGAAAAACGGAGAGCAGCTGCCAGTCAGCCGGCGTTTGCATAGGCAGGTACAGCAAAAGCGTCTGAGTCTTTCCGCCGGTTCGCTGAGAGGTGATATGGTATGA
- a CDS encoding S-layer homology domain-containing protein produces MNQTLKGLLCFSISLILLLGSALYANAAELNTNLLANPGGEGTNDNGKLTSNYWSGSDLGYSNKSVNDFSTFIEIEKKYNGNDITSVLSIVPHSGEYYMGFATTVSASVGEGTHSCFQDIDISGNAADIDNNAMVFNLSGWLSATGGNIAKISVEELDENKNVVSTPVYEKSTTEETWTQVTLSGAVASNVRYLRVIITGTYSACGLAAFDDLSLTISPNISSLPVISSIPDQRMVSGETLGPIRFSVSDDDTNFADLLISVASSNTSLIPNSNISASLSDGHGELSLTAVSGKEGQSTVTVSISDGTKTAVTRFSVTVNSDVQMDTNLIVNGVGNSLNGWTDPSGRFYISGGAFTHVYNSPYFMYQTTNVSKFSEMIDAGFLTYTTSCNLTNGGAINVIFTDSFGNKISSGSVGSGLIPTGTRIIRVEVGGTSGCKISNVNLMINSAGLPKMTPIGDQTINDSTGDIPFTIGYAGESVTLSATSSDTTFVPDSQIIFHGSGYQRTVCVTPADVEPGSSRITIFANGTEVTSFIVKKIPSVENISVSAEDNATSVLKGGTLQMAAAVTPSSATEKGVTWSVMNGTGSATINDTGLLTAVGAGTVTVKAVANDGSGVYGTILITINAIPVSDISVSSENTSIFNEETLQMIATVEPANATEKNVIWSTENGTGSATISDTGLLTATGVGTVTVKAAAADESGIYGTLLITIKAIPVSGITVSGAENAKDVLDGGLLRMIAAVEPSNATEKNVIWSAENGTGSATISDTGLLTATGVGTVTVKAAAIDGSGVYGTQIININYAPIKIVEQPKSIALTYGYTNFPTLGVKVQTQPVDSGKTVTYQWYKDGISIDNAINSNYAISPDLDAGIYSYFCAVTCDGYTVNSDAAMVTVNKLTGSIVNKDYETLYTYSGNCIAIPAKNNFLTNSNGVVTFLWYKGDSTQDIDKMNKVPVNAGIYTLKIDLGETDSVTSASTTFRVNISKAEQVPLIISEVTDKKYGYGEFSLSTTGGSGTGEVVYIVSEGNGILSISGNTATIMGAGKVSVTATKAEDDNYNASSATREITIAKAEAPSIVFPTATDITYGQKLSTSILKGGSTEYGHFDWEDSDEVPEVNGGTNTSSAIFTPSVETIKNYEPIDDYYKRNTVTFSVSKATPEVIVTAAISEDDGIRKAVLTATMSKVDNGHIPTGSIKFVDSTSGTAIKILGAEAVPINYDTAIYMYTGIGDQIYKIKAIYSGDNNYETAISSELSFDSRKQDQKSFNLNQIGSKTYGDNSFTLSTTGGDGKGIVSFESSDSSIISIEGSTATIHKAGTVNITAIKAQDLDYNEAKHTASITVAKKAVIVKADDKEVVKGCKFPKFTFTAKGLVNQDSFTLLPEISTIAIDTGTLGEYTINISGGVLKNAENYTVSYVNGKLSIVNSSTNNEKAPSEANESRSKIEASTVSAGKDGNLSKELIDKLVKEEVKEFSIDSEAGTIILDLETLKIIQKQINGDIVVSAKNADKTTLSAEAKKIVGDRPVFEFSIIGTNGTKVTNFGKGKIAVSIPYVLGENEKAENIAAYYINADGDIQEMPNSAYDERIKAVNFVTDHFSKFAVGYKSDITIVFTDIEGHWAKDAIDFVTSRGIFDGTAQDKFSPNMSMTRGMFVTVLGRLAEADVSSYKDSHFTDVSSNAYYMPFIEWASKNGIVRGTSDTYFEPEQAITREQMAVIMANYAKAIGLELPQLQAENSFADNEEISYYAKNAVKQMQMAGLFSGREDNRFDSKGTATRAEVSAVIKRFVEISENK; encoded by the coding sequence ATGAATCAAACACTAAAAGGTTTGCTTTGCTTTAGCATTAGTCTAATTCTTTTGCTGGGCTCAGCGCTATACGCAAATGCTGCGGAACTGAACACAAATTTATTAGCTAATCCGGGAGGAGAGGGTACAAACGACAATGGCAAGCTAACCAGCAATTACTGGAGCGGTAGTGATCTAGGATATTCTAATAAAAGTGTTAATGATTTTTCAACATTTATTGAGATAGAAAAAAAGTATAATGGTAATGATATTACTTCGGTGTTAAGTATTGTGCCGCATAGTGGAGAATATTACATGGGGTTTGCCACAACAGTATCAGCATCCGTGGGAGAAGGCACTCATAGCTGTTTTCAAGATATTGACATTAGTGGAAATGCAGCTGATATTGATAATAATGCGATGGTTTTTAACTTGAGCGGATGGCTTAGTGCCACAGGCGGAAACATAGCAAAAATAAGTGTCGAAGAGCTTGATGAGAACAAAAATGTTGTAAGTACACCTGTATATGAAAAATCCACTACAGAAGAAACATGGACACAGGTAACACTTTCCGGTGCAGTTGCATCAAATGTTAGATATTTGAGGGTGATTATTACTGGTACTTATTCTGCTTGCGGACTTGCTGCGTTTGACGACCTTTCTTTAACAATTTCACCCAACATATCATCTCTGCCAGTTATTTCTTCCATACCTGACCAAAGGATGGTATCAGGTGAAACACTTGGACCCATTCGCTTTTCTGTAAGTGATGATGATACGAATTTTGCAGATCTTTTAATATCTGTGGCTTCTTCAAATACGTCGCTTATTCCAAACTCTAATATTTCAGCAAGCCTTTCTGACGGGCATGGAGAATTAAGTCTTACTGCAGTCAGCGGCAAGGAAGGGCAGTCTACGGTGACGGTTTCAATATCAGACGGTACAAAAACTGCGGTTACACGCTTTTCTGTTACGGTGAATAGTGACGTGCAAATGGATACAAATCTTATTGTTAACGGTGTGGGGAACTCTCTGAATGGCTGGACTGATCCTAGCGGTCGTTTTTATATTAGCGGAGGAGCATTTACACACGTTTATAATTCGCCTTATTTTATGTACCAGACCACTAATGTAAGCAAGTTTAGTGAAATGATTGATGCTGGCTTTCTTACTTATACGACATCGTGCAATCTTACAAATGGTGGAGCCATAAATGTAATTTTTACGGATTCTTTCGGTAATAAAATTTCATCAGGCAGTGTAGGCAGTGGTTTAATTCCTACCGGCACACGTATAATTCGTGTGGAAGTGGGCGGAACATCTGGATGTAAAATTAGCAATGTAAATCTTATGATTAACAGCGCCGGATTGCCTAAAATGACACCAATCGGAGATCAGACAATTAATGACAGCACGGGAGACATTCCTTTTACGATAGGTTATGCTGGGGAAAGTGTTACTCTTTCAGCAACCTCATCTGACACTACTTTTGTTCCAGATTCCCAAATAATCTTTCACGGAAGCGGATATCAGCGCACAGTTTGTGTAACCCCTGCAGATGTAGAGCCGGGCAGCTCAAGAATAACCATTTTCGCCAATGGTACGGAAGTAACCAGCTTTATAGTAAAAAAAATTCCTTCTGTAGAGAACATATCTGTATCTGCTGAAGATAATGCTACCAGCGTTTTAAAAGGAGGAACACTGCAAATGGCTGCGGCTGTGACTCCATCGAGCGCAACGGAAAAAGGTGTCACATGGAGCGTAATGAACGGAACAGGAAGTGCGACTATAAATGATACAGGTCTTTTAACTGCTGTTGGAGCAGGTACTGTAACCGTTAAGGCAGTAGCAAATGATGGAAGTGGAGTATATGGAACCATTTTAATTACGATTAACGCTATACCAGTTAGTGATATATCTGTATCCAGTGAGAATACAAGCATATTCAATGAAGAAACATTACAGATGATTGCTACTGTGGAACCAGCAAATGCAACAGAAAAAAATGTCATTTGGAGCACAGAGAATGGAACAGGAAGTGCTACTATAAGCGATACAGGTCTTTTGACTGCTACTGGAGTAGGTACCGTGACTGTAAAAGCAGCTGCAGCTGACGAAAGCGGGATATATGGGACTCTGTTAATAACTATAAAGGCTATACCAGTCAGTGGGATAACTGTATCTGGTGCTGAAAATGCAAAAGATGTTCTGGATGGTGGATTGCTTCGGATGATTGCTGCTGTGGAACCATCAAATGCAACAGAAAAAAATGTCATTTGGAGCGCAGAGAATGGAACAGGAAGTGCTACTATAAGCGATACAGGTCTTTTGACTGCTACGGGAGTAGGTACTGTAACTGTAAAAGCAGCTGCAATTGATGGAAGCGGAGTATATGGAACGCAGATAATAAATATTAATTATGCTCCAATAAAGATTGTAGAGCAGCCTAAAAGTATAGCTTTGACATATGGTTATACTAATTTTCCTACACTTGGCGTGAAGGTCCAAACTCAACCCGTTGATTCAGGAAAAACAGTTACCTACCAATGGTATAAGGACGGTATATCTATTGATAATGCAATAAATTCAAATTATGCTATTTCGCCAGATCTTGATGCGGGCATATATTCATATTTTTGTGCCGTAACTTGTGACGGTTATACCGTTAATAGCGATGCTGCTATGGTAACGGTAAATAAGCTCACAGGTAGTATTGTAAATAAGGATTATGAAACTCTATATACATACAGCGGTAACTGCATTGCTATACCGGCAAAAAACAACTTTTTAACTAACAGTAATGGTGTTGTGACATTTTTATGGTATAAAGGAGATTCTACACAAGACATTGACAAAATGAATAAAGTTCCTGTTAATGCAGGTATTTACACCTTGAAAATCGATTTGGGGGAAACGGATAGTGTTACTTCTGCCAGCACTACTTTTAGGGTAAATATATCCAAAGCAGAGCAAGTTCCGCTAATTATTTCTGAAGTGACAGATAAAAAATATGGTTATGGGGAGTTTTCGCTTTCCACTACGGGGGGCAGCGGAACTGGTGAAGTGGTATATATTGTTTCGGAAGGTAACGGTATACTATCTATAAGCGGTAATACTGCAACTATTATGGGAGCGGGTAAAGTTTCTGTTACAGCCACCAAGGCGGAAGATGATAACTATAATGCCTCGAGTGCAACTCGTGAAATTACCATTGCTAAGGCGGAGGCACCAAGTATAGTCTTTCCTACAGCAACAGATATTACCTATGGACAGAAGCTGTCCACAAGCATACTGAAAGGCGGCAGCACTGAATACGGGCACTTTGATTGGGAAGATAGCGATGAAGTTCCTGAGGTAAATGGAGGCACCAATACATCTAGCGCAATTTTTACGCCAAGTGTTGAAACCATTAAGAATTATGAGCCTATTGATGATTATTATAAAAGAAATACAGTAACTTTTTCTGTAAGTAAGGCAACACCGGAGGTAATAGTGACCGCTGCCATCTCAGAAGATGATGGAATCCGCAAGGCGGTACTTACGGCTACAATGTCTAAGGTTGATAATGGACATATACCAACTGGTTCGATAAAATTTGTAGACAGCACCAGCGGAACGGCTATAAAGATTTTGGGAGCAGAAGCTGTCCCAATCAATTATGATACAGCAATATATATGTATACAGGTATTGGAGATCAAATATATAAGATAAAAGCTATATACAGCGGAGATAACAATTATGAAACCGCGATAAGCAGTGAATTAAGCTTTGATAGTCGTAAGCAGGACCAAAAAAGCTTTAACCTAAATCAGATAGGAAGTAAAACCTATGGTGACAACAGCTTTACACTTTCTACTACTGGTGGAGACGGTAAAGGAATTGTGAGCTTTGAAAGCTCAGATTCTAGTATTATCAGCATAGAGGGCAGTACAGCTACTATTCATAAAGCTGGCACGGTAAACATAACTGCGATAAAAGCTCAAGACTTAGATTACAACGAAGCAAAGCATACCGCTTCTATAACAGTAGCTAAAAAAGCCGTTATTGTTAAGGCGGATGACAAAGAGGTAGTGAAGGGTTGTAAATTTCCTAAGTTCACCTTTACTGCAAAAGGACTTGTAAATCAGGACAGCTTTACTTTATTACCCGAAATTTCTACAATAGCAATCGATACTGGTACTTTAGGTGAATATACAATCAATATCAGTGGCGGTGTGCTTAAAAATGCTGAAAATTATACTGTAAGTTACGTAAATGGCAAACTTAGCATAGTAAATTCATCCACTAATAATGAGAAAGCTCCATCTGAAGCGAATGAGTCTAGAAGCAAAATTGAAGCATCAACTGTATCTGCTGGAAAAGACGGCAATCTTTCAAAAGAACTTATAGATAAGCTTGTAAAAGAAGAAGTAAAGGAGTTTAGCATTGATAGCGAAGCAGGGACAATTATCCTTGATCTTGAAACGCTTAAAATTATCCAGAAGCAAATAAATGGAGATATAGTTGTGTCTGCTAAAAATGCAGATAAAACTACCCTTTCAGCCGAAGCAAAGAAGATAGTTGGTGACCGTCCTGTATTTGAGTTTTCCATTATAGGTACAAACGGTACTAAGGTAACAAACTTTGGCAAAGGTAAAATTGCAGTCTCAATTCCGTATGTTTTGGGTGAAAATGAAAAAGCTGAAAATATAGCTGCCTACTACATCAATGCAGATGGCGATATTCAGGAAATGCCAAACTCTGCTTATGATGAAAGAATCAAAGCTGTAAATTTTGTGACAGACCATTTTTCAAAATTTGCAGTGGGATATAAATCGGATATAACAATTGTTTTTACAGATATTGAAGGTCATTGGGCAAAGGATGCTATTGATTTTGTAACTTCAAGGGGAATTTTTGATGGGACAGCCCAAGACAAATTCTCTCCAAATATGTCTATGACAAGAGGAATGTTTGTTACTGTGCTTGGAAGACTTGCAGAGGCTGATGTAAGCAGTTATAAAGATAGTCACTTTACAGATGTAAGTTCAAATGCTTACTATATGCCGTTTATAGAATGGGCAAGCAAAAATGGAATTGTAAGAGGTACATCAGATACTTACTTTGAACCAGAGCAAGCTATTACCAGAGAACAAATGGCAGTGATTATGGCAAACTACGCAAAGGCAATAGGCTTGGAGCTTCCACAATTACAAGCAGAAAACAGCTTTGCAGATAATGAAGAAATAAGCTATTATGCCAAAAATGCAGTTAAACAGATGCAGATGGCAGGACTGTTCTCAGGAAGGGAAGACAACAGGTTTGACTCAAAAGGTACAGCGACAAGAGCTGAGGTTAGTGCAGTAATAAAGCGTTTTGTTGAGATATCTGAAAATAAATAG
- a CDS encoding DUF3658 domain-containing protein, translating to MLEVVFSDSTKGSMKIAKNYDEKSMIVGGAVGYIGKKPPKAELKKHFEGQAVGGDSKDVVYIGFALDIGDISGEFDGIERQTVFRKIWKQFEFGDDEMKQFFQNQREDMKKLLSAASNGVPVRVWKSNTPYSTCGFYFICNVLRNIDCQLSVVSLPEYKQVSENEIVSYSDWGQIEPGKFYQFLPLERQLSQSEKIMFSTRWFGLVRENAPLRAVVNGKLISVPEDYYDHIITKNIPDDDFLMARLIGKIMGNYELGVSDSWYGLRIDKMIEENKLAIVENKNISHPYRKILKKVIV from the coding sequence ATGCTTGAGGTCGTATTTAGTGATAGCACAAAAGGTTCTATGAAAATAGCAAAAAACTATGATGAAAAAAGCATGATTGTTGGCGGAGCTGTCGGATATATTGGGAAAAAGCCACCCAAAGCTGAATTAAAGAAACACTTTGAAGGTCAGGCTGTCGGCGGAGATTCAAAAGATGTTGTTTATATAGGATTTGCATTGGATATAGGGGATATATCCGGCGAATTTGATGGGATTGAGCGTCAAACTGTTTTCAGAAAAATATGGAAACAGTTTGAGTTTGGAGATGATGAGATGAAACAGTTTTTTCAAAATCAACGCGAAGATATGAAAAAACTTTTGTCTGCTGCAAGCAACGGCGTTCCAGTACGAGTTTGGAAGAGTAACACCCCTTATTCGACTTGCGGATTTTACTTCATTTGCAATGTGTTAAGAAATATTGATTGCCAATTAAGCGTTGTTTCATTACCGGAATATAAGCAAGTATCTGAGAATGAAATTGTTAGTTATAGCGACTGGGGGCAAATAGAGCCAGGGAAATTTTATCAATTCCTGCCTTTGGAAAGACAATTATCTCAATCTGAAAAAATAATGTTTAGTACCCGTTGGTTCGGCTTGGTAAGGGAAAACGCCCCATTAAGAGCTGTTGTAAACGGAAAGTTGATTTCTGTTCCCGAAGATTATTATGATCACATTATTACAAAAAATATTCCTGACGATGATTTTCTTATGGCTCGTTTAATTGGTAAGATTATGGGAAATTACGAGTTGGGTGTTAGTGATAGTTGGTATGGTTTGCGTATAGATAAGATGATTGAGGAGAACAAACTGGCTATTGTTGAAAATAAGAATATATCTCATCCTTATAGAAAAATTTTAAAGAAAGTAATTGTGTGA
- a CDS encoding flavodoxin family protein, with protein sequence MKILLVSGSPRKRGNTAKILELVSNKIKDKFDVQICYLADYQVNGCLGCSHCQEVFDKPGCIQKDDAEKLLYRLIDSDIILYGTPLYGHSYSGQLKLFMDRHVALFKFVSGSDKAVNEMEIRSFISDKPVGLIVSCQGPEEQNTELIKAQFDKFCESSLAHCFGKYIFPWCDSTAKQSKYAVETLQQIIDDIQHLSVM encoded by the coding sequence TTGAAAATTTTATTAGTTTCAGGAAGTCCAAGAAAGCGAGGTAATACCGCAAAGATTTTAGAACTGGTAAGCAACAAAATAAAGGATAAATTTGATGTCCAAATATGCTATTTAGCGGATTACCAAGTCAACGGCTGTTTGGGTTGTTCACATTGTCAAGAGGTTTTTGATAAACCGGGATGCATACAGAAAGATGATGCAGAAAAGCTACTGTACCGACTAATAGATTCAGATATCATTTTATATGGAACACCACTATATGGCCATTCCTATTCAGGTCAATTAAAGCTCTTTATGGACAGGCATGTTGCACTCTTCAAATTTGTATCAGGCAGCGATAAAGCTGTAAATGAAATGGAAATACGTTCTTTTATCAGTGACAAACCAGTTGGATTAATTGTATCTTGTCAGGGTCCGGAAGAGCAAAATACAGAGTTAATAAAAGCTCAGTTTGATAAATTCTGCGAATCATCTTTAGCTCATTGCTTTGGTAAATATATTTTTCCATGGTGTGATTCAACTGCTAAGCAATCTAAATATGCAGTTGAGACCTTGCAACAGATAATTGATGATATTCAACACCTTAGTGTAATGTAA